From Lonchura striata isolate bLonStr1 chromosome 3, bLonStr1.mat, whole genome shotgun sequence, one genomic window encodes:
- the SERAC1 gene encoding protein SERAC1 isoform X1 — MSVAAYCVFCYRKIGTSGPATKKHLPWNDIRKIAKVTGSLILGGFVFITYEVLSLNKLLQIDTQALHQEKLKSYVYVRTASLSPSEYQGITYKARKEIHKAVRRILETEAKIFRRPFNEQFSTFDGEDHECALWLLLKRSQSEDKAIRLQAVQDLASNSHWHDYQYVTVAQTCDQRTAIGLARSKDVDLRFFLPPPPLPKMKTVSIGKDYSIEDELRLLLVSLPQTGLDPCVQYFTSLALSESSHTLAAQMGGLWCFGGNGLPYCETLSKIPSETVELFCLQALVQHSKIPSHCEKIEAKGGLQLLQRIYQLRKDSAKIQRNIIRIIGNMALDERLHSSIVHAGWVSVLAEVMKSPHIIQSSHASRALANLDRDVVKEKYPDGVYVLHPQYRSSQPIRADILFVHGLLGAAFKTWRQQDIDRRLDRKASEGEEDYSQCWPKTWLASDCPSLRIISVEYDTHLSDWKAKCPVEAHRKSIAFRSSELLDKLKAAGIGDRPLVWVSHSMGGLLVKKMLVDASKNPEMDKIVNNTRGIIFYSVPHHGSQLAEYSINARYLLFPSVEVKELSKDSPALKELNDDFLSFAKDKKFSVLSFAETLPTHIGSMLKLHVVPVESADIGIGDLIPVDVNHLNICKPKKKDAFLYQRTLKFIQDVLAQEL, encoded by the exons ATGTCAGTGGCTGCTTACTGTGTATTTTGCTACAGAAAAATAGGAACTTCTGGTCCAGCCACAAAAAAGCATCTACCCTGGAATGATATCA gaaaaattgCAAAGGTAACTGGATCACTTATACTAGG aggCTTTGTATTCATTACCTATGAAGTCCTGTCCTTAAATAAGTTACTGCAAATTGATACTCAAGCTTTACATCAAGAAAAACTTAAATCCTATGTATACGTACGTACAGCTTCTCTAAGTCCAAGTGAATATCAAG GGATTACATACAAAGCCAGAAAAGAAATCCATAAAGCAGTGAGGAGAATTCTAGAAACAGAAGCTAAAATCTTCCGGAGACCTTTTAATG AACAATTCAGTACCTTTGATGGAGAAGATCATGAGTGTGCCTTATGGCTTCTCTTAAAGAGAAGTCAGTCAGAAGACAAAGCAATCCGACTGCAGGCTGTACAAGACCTGGCAAGCAACAGTCACTGGCATG ATTATCAGTATGTCACAGTTGCTCAAACCTGTGATCAAAGGACTGCTATAGGTTTGGCTCGATCCAAAGATGTTGACCTTCGCTTTTTCTTGCCTCCACCACCATTGCCAAAAATGAAGACTGTAAGTATAGGAAAA GACTATTCCATAGAAGATGAACTTCGCTTGTTATTGGTATCTTTACCTCAGACTGGTCTTGATCCATGTGTCCAGTACTTCACATCCCTTGCATTAAGTGAAAGTAGCCACACTCTTGCTGCACAAATG GGAGGCTTATGGTGTTTTGGAGGAAATGGACTTCCATATTGTGAGACATTGAGTAAAATCCCTTCAGAGACAGTGGAACTCTTTTGCTTGCAGGCTTTGGTACAGCATTCTAAG ATTCCTTCTCACTGTGAAAAAATTGAAGCTAAAGGaggcctccagctgctgcagaggataTACCAGCTACGTAAAGATTCAGCAAAGATACAGAGGAACATAATCCGCATTATTGGGAATATGGCTTTGGATGAACGTCTTCACTCATCCATAGTACATGCAG GTTGGGTTTCTGTACTTGCTGAAGTAATGAAATCCCCACACATCATTCAGTCTTCTCACGCATCCAGAGCTTTGGCTAATTTAGACAGGGACGtggtgaaagaaaaatatccagATGGTGTTTATGTCTTACATCCACAATATCGTAGCAG CCAGCCTATCAGAGCAGACATCCTTTTCGTTCATGGTCTTTTGGGAGCAGCATTTAAAACCTGGCGACAGCAAGACATTGACCGGCGTTTGGATAGAAAGGCCTCAGAGGGGGAAGAGGACTACAGTCAGTGCTGGCCAAAG ACATGGCTTGCTTCAGACTGTCCTTCCCTTAGAATCATATCTGTGGAGTATGACACCCATTTGAGTGACTGGAAGGCAAAATGTCCTGTTGAGGCTCACAG GAAGTCTATTGCTTTCAGGAGCAGTGAGCTGCTTGACAAGCTCAAAGCTGCTGGGATTGGAGACAGGCCTCTGGTGTGGGTATCCCATAGCATGGGTG GTCTTCTAGTCAAAAAGATGCTGGTGGATGCttccaaaaatccagaaatggATAAAATTGTAAACAACACCAGAGGAATCATATTTTATAGCGTACCTCACCATGGTTCCCAGCTGGCTGAATATTCTATAAATGCCAGATATCTCCTCTTCCCGTCTGTGGAGGTTAAAGAGCTCAGCAAGG ATTCTCCTGCCCTTAAAGAGCTGAATGATGACTTCTTGTCTTTTGCCAAAGACAAGAAATTTTCAGTGCTGAGTTTTGCAGAAACCCTACCAACACACATAGGCAGCATGCTAAAACTGCACGTAGTACCTGTCGAGTCAGCAG
- the GTF2H5 gene encoding general transcription factor IIH subunit 5 — MVNVLKGVLVECDPAMKQFLLYLDESNALGKKFIIQDLDETHVFVLAELVNFLQERVGELMDQNSFPITQK, encoded by the exons ATGGTGAATGTTCTGAAAGGTGTTCTGGTTGAGTG TGACCCGGCAATGAAGCAGTTTCTGCTCTACTTGGATGAGTCAAATGCTTTGGGAAAGAAGTTCATCATACAAGACCTGGATGAAACTCATGTCTTTGTGTTAGCTGAGTTGGTCAACTTCCTCCAGGAGAGAGTGGGCGAGTTAATGGACCAGAACTCGTTTCCTATTACTCAGAAGTGA
- the SERAC1 gene encoding protein SERAC1 isoform X2 produces the protein MSVAAYCVFCYRKIGTSGPATKKHLPWNDIRKIAKVTGSLILGGFVFITYEVLSLNKLLQIDTQALHQEKLKSYVYVRTASLSPSEYQGITYKARKEIHKAVRRILETEAKIFRRPFNEQFSTFDGEDHECALWLLLKRSQSEDKAIRLQAVQDLASNSHWHDYQYVTVAQTCDQRTAIGLARSKDVDLRFFLPPPPLPKMKTDYSIEDELRLLLVSLPQTGLDPCVQYFTSLALSESSHTLAAQMGGLWCFGGNGLPYCETLSKIPSETVELFCLQALVQHSKIPSHCEKIEAKGGLQLLQRIYQLRKDSAKIQRNIIRIIGNMALDERLHSSIVHAGWVSVLAEVMKSPHIIQSSHASRALANLDRDVVKEKYPDGVYVLHPQYRSSQPIRADILFVHGLLGAAFKTWRQQDIDRRLDRKASEGEEDYSQCWPKTWLASDCPSLRIISVEYDTHLSDWKAKCPVEAHRKSIAFRSSELLDKLKAAGIGDRPLVWVSHSMGGLLVKKMLVDASKNPEMDKIVNNTRGIIFYSVPHHGSQLAEYSINARYLLFPSVEVKELSKDSPALKELNDDFLSFAKDKKFSVLSFAETLPTHIGSMLKLHVVPVESADIGIGDLIPVDVNHLNICKPKKKDAFLYQRTLKFIQDVLAQEL, from the exons ATGTCAGTGGCTGCTTACTGTGTATTTTGCTACAGAAAAATAGGAACTTCTGGTCCAGCCACAAAAAAGCATCTACCCTGGAATGATATCA gaaaaattgCAAAGGTAACTGGATCACTTATACTAGG aggCTTTGTATTCATTACCTATGAAGTCCTGTCCTTAAATAAGTTACTGCAAATTGATACTCAAGCTTTACATCAAGAAAAACTTAAATCCTATGTATACGTACGTACAGCTTCTCTAAGTCCAAGTGAATATCAAG GGATTACATACAAAGCCAGAAAAGAAATCCATAAAGCAGTGAGGAGAATTCTAGAAACAGAAGCTAAAATCTTCCGGAGACCTTTTAATG AACAATTCAGTACCTTTGATGGAGAAGATCATGAGTGTGCCTTATGGCTTCTCTTAAAGAGAAGTCAGTCAGAAGACAAAGCAATCCGACTGCAGGCTGTACAAGACCTGGCAAGCAACAGTCACTGGCATG ATTATCAGTATGTCACAGTTGCTCAAACCTGTGATCAAAGGACTGCTATAGGTTTGGCTCGATCCAAAGATGTTGACCTTCGCTTTTTCTTGCCTCCACCACCATTGCCAAAAATGAAGACT GACTATTCCATAGAAGATGAACTTCGCTTGTTATTGGTATCTTTACCTCAGACTGGTCTTGATCCATGTGTCCAGTACTTCACATCCCTTGCATTAAGTGAAAGTAGCCACACTCTTGCTGCACAAATG GGAGGCTTATGGTGTTTTGGAGGAAATGGACTTCCATATTGTGAGACATTGAGTAAAATCCCTTCAGAGACAGTGGAACTCTTTTGCTTGCAGGCTTTGGTACAGCATTCTAAG ATTCCTTCTCACTGTGAAAAAATTGAAGCTAAAGGaggcctccagctgctgcagaggataTACCAGCTACGTAAAGATTCAGCAAAGATACAGAGGAACATAATCCGCATTATTGGGAATATGGCTTTGGATGAACGTCTTCACTCATCCATAGTACATGCAG GTTGGGTTTCTGTACTTGCTGAAGTAATGAAATCCCCACACATCATTCAGTCTTCTCACGCATCCAGAGCTTTGGCTAATTTAGACAGGGACGtggtgaaagaaaaatatccagATGGTGTTTATGTCTTACATCCACAATATCGTAGCAG CCAGCCTATCAGAGCAGACATCCTTTTCGTTCATGGTCTTTTGGGAGCAGCATTTAAAACCTGGCGACAGCAAGACATTGACCGGCGTTTGGATAGAAAGGCCTCAGAGGGGGAAGAGGACTACAGTCAGTGCTGGCCAAAG ACATGGCTTGCTTCAGACTGTCCTTCCCTTAGAATCATATCTGTGGAGTATGACACCCATTTGAGTGACTGGAAGGCAAAATGTCCTGTTGAGGCTCACAG GAAGTCTATTGCTTTCAGGAGCAGTGAGCTGCTTGACAAGCTCAAAGCTGCTGGGATTGGAGACAGGCCTCTGGTGTGGGTATCCCATAGCATGGGTG GTCTTCTAGTCAAAAAGATGCTGGTGGATGCttccaaaaatccagaaatggATAAAATTGTAAACAACACCAGAGGAATCATATTTTATAGCGTACCTCACCATGGTTCCCAGCTGGCTGAATATTCTATAAATGCCAGATATCTCCTCTTCCCGTCTGTGGAGGTTAAAGAGCTCAGCAAGG ATTCTCCTGCCCTTAAAGAGCTGAATGATGACTTCTTGTCTTTTGCCAAAGACAAGAAATTTTCAGTGCTGAGTTTTGCAGAAACCCTACCAACACACATAGGCAGCATGCTAAAACTGCACGTAGTACCTGTCGAGTCAGCAG